The Osmerus eperlanus chromosome 12, fOsmEpe2.1, whole genome shotgun sequence genome has a segment encoding these proteins:
- the caskin2 gene encoding caskin-2 isoform X3 translates to MGQAAVCLWQELLGSTKRLNVNYQDPDGLSSLHHAALTGTVELLSVLLEAQATVDIKDSNGMRPLHYAAWQGRPDSVLLLLRAGAAVNTTAHDGQVPLHLSAQYGHYEVSEMLLQHQSNPCLLNKAKKTPLDLACEFGRLKVAQLLLSSNMVSALLEGEGHDGLDSAPNTPLHLAAKNGHKDIIRLLLKAGIDINRATKSGTSLHEAALYGKTEVVRLLLDGGINVNVRNTYNQTALDMVNQFTTSSASRDIKMLLREASGSIMVRAVKDYWNLHDPTALNLRAGDLIMVLEQQTDGKWKGHIHDNQRGMDRVGYFPPSVVEVISKRAGGTLSRQVSLPSQRQNFLSRVPPSSICPAPQTDDSYTLYYEHTGDPPGSALLPASHASSASCTQDIWVLRTSPTGDRSSVGSTGSVSSSRSAGSGQSSESGQPAPLRQTPGAHDTGKLAPSSGGTGELLMPASQDHSTHGGPTGGPGHQVNGGRRSGEPGGFMRPEHLFEGKDSEAIYQWLCEFQLQQYTSNFLQAGYDIPTISRMTPEDLTAIGVTKPGHRKKISTEIGKLNIPEWLPDYVPSDLGAWLASIGLPQYQKILSDNGYDSIPIVKDITWEDLQEIGISKLGHQKKLMLAVKKLSDLQRSRNHADRTGGTLRRKPPEALELVAIEHTHPGTHTHPHTHSDSSHAQCPSPRTPRALRSFQDSELSAELQSAMVGRPGGGVGEGFGIRGGVSGAVRSAMSLSQESIGTRSRGSGNSGNSGKSGNSGSFPVCSPDHHAPLASAGRYSYSDESLGHGGGGGGGWESQGGDRQRPSELSNSQYQSQPPTSTKPSFTPSTPTKPPSTPTKPPFTPSTPTKLLFIPLTPPLTPSKMPRFAYPAVPAKPRPCQAPGRLYQPHPLPLSSPPSPSPQASPSQRGFSYLHTQAGPSDLGPRGLPKPQAAAEAFPGPRATGGEKGEGPGWKRSQSLTRHAVSDGENEDDEGAADSATAANVPSYATLGRRPGRGLPSGAQRHISRSHSFAVRSRRKGPPPPPPKRMSSVSGGSAGQSGGEVGAGPGVESESVGSVRTIAARLEGGGGSPTKRQDPPPSLPPASPRHLPVLGLAGLRRSERTDGGREGGRRESGTERPTEDKEKGRTSNLVAESSSGTSANTSSSENLPFAEEGNLTIKQRPRAESGYRGDAEIQPQASPEDPKTGQTSKALEFNLKESDTVKRRHKLRDTHTHTQDETGGDDTHSHTHDRTNGFHTHTRGDGGSEGDVVRAARPSQDLQRLVSLARGPGPALASGPPPSPLNSNVSMTTTTTKANSAYSISTPQTAIRKADSQLTHTLASKPGNTQPHTLMSKPGNTQPHTLTSKPGNTQPHTLASKPGNTQPHTLMSKPGNTQPHTLTSKPGNTQPHTLASKPGNTQPHTLMAKPGNIQPHTFTSKPGNTQMNTHMRVPGSAEKTASTVPRSAAPHKPLSMSPAPARCSGLSVNMVQSVAFSSPACYPQTEPLGWAGGAGKAQATGACSEVLAQQRIDETSTCLEAALKVVEKKLAQDDCSTVEAAGNILDDIGNMFDDLADQLDAMLD, encoded by the exons gttgtcatccctccatcatgcAGCCCTGACAGGGACTGTAGAGCTGCTGTCTGTGCTGCTGGAGGCCCAGGCCACTGTGGACATCAAGGACAGCAACG gcATGCGTCCCCTGCACTACGCCGCCTGGCAGGGGAGGCCTGactctgtcctgctgctgctgaggGCTGGAGCTGCCGTCAACACGACCGCACACGACGGCCAGGTCCCCCTGCACCTGTCTGCTCAGTACGGACACTACGAggtg TCTGAGATGCTGTTGCAGCACCAGTCTAACCCCTGTCTGCTCAACAAGGCCAAGAAGACCCCTCTAGACCTGGCCTGTGAGTTCGGACGGCTCAAG gTGGCTCAGCTGTTGCTGAGCAGTAACATGGTGTCAGCGctgttggagggggaggggcatgaTGGGTTAGACTCCGCCCCCAACACACCGCTTCACCTGGCCGCCAAGAACGGACACAAAGACATCATCAG gttgcTGCTGAAGGCCGGTATTGACATCAACAGAGCCACCAAATCGGGCACGTCTCTGCACGAGGCTGCCCTCTATGGCAAGACGGAGGTAGTGCGGCTGCTGCTGGAC gggGGCATTAATGTGAATGTGCGTAACACGTACAACCAGACAGCCCTGGACATGGTTAACCAGTTCACCACCTCCTCCGCCAGCAGGGACATCAAGATGCTGCTACGAG aagcgTCAGGATCTATCATGGTGAGAGCAGTGAAGGACTACTGGAACCTTCACGACCCCACGGCCCTCAACCTGCGAGCTGGAGACCTTATCATG GTTCTGGAGCAGCAAACGGATGGGAAGTGGAAAGGTCATATCCATGACAACCAGAGAGGGATGGATCGGGTCGGCTACTTCCCTCCTTCTGTGGTGGAGGTGATCAGCAAGAGAGcag gggGCACTCTTTCCCGCCAAGTCTCGTTGCCAAGTCAACGGCAGAACTTCCTGTCCAGAGTTCCTCCCTCAAGCATTTGCCCTGCCCCCCAGACTGACGACTCTTACACCCTCTACTAtgaacacacag gTGATCCTCCTGGCAGTGCCCTCCTCCCAGCTAGCCATGCTAGCTCAGCTAGCTGCACTCAGGACATATGGGTCCTCAGGACCTCCCCCACTG gagacAGGAGCAGTGTGGGCAGTACAGGAAGTGTGTCCAGCAGTCGCAGCGCGGGCAGCGGTCAGAGCTCAGAGAGCGGGCAGCCCGCCCCCCTCCGCCAGACCCCCGGAGCCCACGACACCGGCAAG CTGGCGCCCTCTAGTGGTGGGACAGGAGAACTGCTGATGCCTGCTAGTCAAGACCACAGCACACACGGTGGACCCACAG GGGGTCCTGGCCACCAGGTGAACGGGGGTCGGCGGTCAGGAGAGCCCGGCGGCTTCATGCGCCCAGAACACCTTTTTGAGGGCAag GATTCGGAGGCCATCTATCAGTGGCTATGTGAGTTCCAGCTGCAGCAGTACACCTCCAACTTCCTCCAGGCTGGGTACGACATCCCCACCATCAGCAGGATGAcaccagag GACTTGACAGCCATTGGGGTGACCAAGCCAGGCCACAGGAAGAAGATCTCTACGGAGATAGGCAAGCTGAACATCCCAGAGTGGCTCCCTGACTATGTCCCC tctgacctgggGGCCTGGCTGGCCAGTATAGGCCTCCCCCAGTACCAGAAGATTCTGAGTGACAACGGCTATGACTCCATCCCCATCGTCAAGGACATCACCTGGGAGGACCTGCAGGAGATCGGCATCAGCAagctgg GTCACCAGAAGAAGCTGATGCTGGCGGTGAAGAAGCTGAGCGACCTGCAGCGCTCCCGTAACCATGCCGACAGGACCGGCGGCACGCTCCGCCGGAAGCCACCGGAAGCCCTGGAGCTGGTGGCCATCGAGCACACACACcccggcacgcacacacacccacacacacactctgactcctcccacgcccAATGCCCCTCGCCCCGCACCCCCAGGGCGCTGCGGTCGTTCCAGGACAGCGAGTTGAGCGCCGAGCTGCAGAGCGCCATGGTCGGCAGgccggggggcggggtgggggaggggtttgGGATCAGGGGCGGAGTCTCGGGGGCGGTAAGGTCGGCCATGTCGCTCAGCCAGGAGAGCATCGGGACACGCTCGCGGGGTTCCGGGAATTCTGGGAACTCTGGAAAGTCTGGGAATTCTGGGAGTTTTCCAGTGTGTTCTCCAGATCACCATGCTCCTCTGGCATCGGCTGGGAGGTACAGCTACTCAGACGAGAGCCtgggacatggaggaggaggtggaggagggtgggagagtcagggtggagacagacagagaccttCGGAGTTGTCGAACTCCCAGTACCAGAGCCAACCCCCCACATCCACCAAACCAtccttcaccccctccacccccaccaaaccaccctccacccccactaaACCACCCTTCaccccttccacccccaccaaactactcttcatccccctcaccccccctctaacCCCCAGCAAGATGCCCCGCTTCGCCTACCCTGCCGTGCCCGCCAAACCCCGACCCTGCCAGGCCCCTGGGCGCCTCTAccaaccccaccccctgcccctctcctcccccccctctccctctccgcaggcctccccctcccagagggGCTTCAGCTACCTGCACACCCAGGCAGGGCCCTCCGATCTGGGCCCGCGCGGCCTACCCAAGCCCCAGGCTGCAGCCGAGGCCTTCCCGGGCCCCAGGGCTACTGGcggggagaagggggaagggCCTGGCTGGAAGCGCTCGCAGAGCCTGACGCGCCACGCCGTGTCGGACGGGGAGAACGAGGACGACGAGGGGGCGGCCGACTCCGCCACCGCGGCAAACGTGCCGTCGTACGCCACGCTGGGCCGTCGTCCAGGGCGCGGGCTTCCATCCGGCGCCCAGCGACACATCAGCCGAAGCCACTCCTTCGCCGTGCGTTCCCGACGCAAGGGACCGCCCCCGCCGCCGCCCAAGAGGATGAGCTCCGTGAGCGGCGGCTCGGCCGGCCAATCGGGAGGCGAggtgggggcggggccgggggTGGAGAGTGAGAGCGTGGGGAGTGTGAGGACCATCGCtgccaggctggaggggggcggagggagtcCCACCAAGAGGCaggaccctcccccctctctcccccctgcctcccccagacATCTACCCGTCCTGGGGCTGGCCGGTTTGAGGAGGAGCGAGAGaacggacggagggagggagggaggaaggagagagagcggtacAGAGAGACCAACggaggacaaggagaaagggaggacgaGCAATTTAGTAGCAGAAAGCTCTTCGGGGACGTCTGCCAACACTAGCTCCAGTGAGAACCTACCTTTCGCCGAAGAGGGGAACCTGACCATCAAGCAAAGGCCCAGGGCGGAGTCAGGCTATCGGGGAGATGCTGAAATCCAGCCCCAGGCTTCACCAGAAGACCCAAAGACCGGCCAGACCTCCAAGGCTCTGGAGTTCAACCTGAAGGAGTCCGACACGGTCAAACGACGGCACAAGctcagagacacgcacacacacacacaggacgagACGGGCGGagacgacacacactcacacacacatgataggACCAAcggcttccacacacacaccaggggagatggggggagcgagggggatgTCGTCAGGGCTGCGAGGCCCAGCCAAGATCTCCAGAGGCTGGTCTCCCTGGCGAGAGGCCCAGGGCCGGCGCTGGCCTCCGGACCCCCACCCAGCCCGCTCAACAGCAACGTCTCCATGACGACAACAACAACTAAAGCTAACTCAGCCTACTCTATCTCAACACCACAAACAGCCATTCGTAAAGCAGACAGTCAACTGACTCACACACTTGCGTCCAAACCTggcaacacacagccacacacactcatgtccaaacctggcaacacacagccacacacactcacgtccaaacctggcaacacacagccccacacactcgcgtccaaacctggcaacacacagccacacacactcatgtccaaacctggcaacacacagccacacacactcacgtccaaacctggcaacacacagccccacacactcgcgtccaaacctggcaacacacagccccacacactcatggccaaacctggcaacatacagccacacacattcacgtccaaacctggcaacacacagatgaacacacacatgcgtgtacCAGGCTCTGCAGAGAAGACTGCCTCTACTGTTCCCAGATCAGCTGCTCCTCACAAGCCACTCAGCATGTCTCCTgccccag CCCGGTGCTCAGGTCTGTCGGTCAACATGGTCCAGAGTGTTGCTTTCAGCTCCCCAGCCTGCTACCCCCAGACGGAGCctttgggctgggctgggggagcAGGAAAGGCCCAGGCTACAGGGGCCTGCTCGGAAGTCCTGGCCCAGCAGAGAATAGATGAGACCAGCACCTGTCTGGAGGCAGCACTGAAGGTGGTGGAGAAGAAGCTGGCCCAGGAtgactg CAGCACCGTGGAGGCAGCAGGGAACATTCTAGACGACATCGGAAACATGTTTGATGACCTGGCTGACCAGCTGGACGCCATGCTGGACTGA